From the Acidobacteriota bacterium genome, one window contains:
- a CDS encoding thiamine pyrophosphate-dependent enzyme, producing the protein MSRQILLGDEAVALGAVHAGLSAAYSYPGTPASEIMEYLVRLSAESRAFAAVWSVNEKVAYEEALGASFAGKRAMVSFKHVGLNVAADPFMNSAITGANGGLLAVSADDPGMHSSQNEQDSRFYVQFAQIPGFEPSDHQEAYDMAREAFDLSEKFGLPVLMRLVTRLSHSRSAVETREARPQNELKKGTGKDWILLPGNARGRFSQLLDRQAEMVRCSEESRFNRLELNAGDRSFGVIASGIAYNYFREAVAGDAAPPSFLKISTYPLPESLVRRLVAHVDKVLVLEDGYPFIERQVRGLFGVPGKTVLGRASGDVPASGELTPDIVRRALGLGPLPALPVSGLPLANRPPQLCAGCPHADTFKALNKALEGRAGASVFGDIGCYTLGALPPFNAINSCVCMGASISMARGASDAGLHPAVSVIGDSTFAHSGITPLLGAARADADMTVIILDNATTAMTGGQPTYGSGQPLLRLIEGLGVPKEHIRTIEPLPKNHETNVRIIRDEIEHRGLSVIVAVRECIQEQRKKRS; encoded by the coding sequence ATGTCCCGTCAGATACTGCTCGGTGACGAAGCCGTGGCCTTGGGGGCAGTCCACGCCGGCCTATCGGCCGCCTATTCCTATCCCGGGACCCCCGCCTCAGAGATCATGGAATATCTCGTGCGCCTGTCCGCCGAATCGAGGGCCTTCGCGGCCGTCTGGTCGGTCAACGAGAAGGTCGCCTACGAGGAGGCCCTCGGCGCTTCGTTCGCCGGCAAGCGGGCCATGGTCTCGTTCAAGCACGTCGGCCTCAACGTGGCGGCCGATCCGTTCATGAACTCGGCCATCACCGGCGCCAACGGCGGCTTGCTCGCCGTCAGCGCCGACGATCCCGGCATGCACAGCTCCCAGAACGAGCAGGACAGCCGCTTCTACGTCCAATTCGCCCAGATCCCCGGCTTCGAGCCCTCGGACCACCAGGAAGCCTACGACATGGCCCGCGAGGCCTTCGATCTGTCCGAGAAGTTCGGCCTGCCCGTCCTCATGCGCCTGGTCACGCGGCTGTCGCACAGCCGTTCGGCCGTGGAGACGCGCGAGGCCCGGCCGCAGAACGAGCTGAAGAAGGGGACGGGGAAGGACTGGATCCTGCTCCCGGGGAACGCCCGGGGACGCTTCAGCCAGCTGCTCGACCGCCAGGCCGAGATGGTCCGCTGCTCCGAGGAGTCGCGGTTCAACCGGCTCGAGCTCAACGCCGGGGACCGCTCCTTCGGCGTCATCGCCTCGGGCATCGCCTACAACTATTTCCGCGAGGCCGTGGCCGGGGACGCCGCCCCGCCCTCCTTCCTCAAGATCTCGACCTACCCGCTGCCGGAGAGCCTTGTCCGCCGGCTCGTCGCCCACGTGGACAAGGTCCTGGTCCTCGAGGACGGCTATCCCTTCATAGAGCGGCAGGTCAGGGGCCTGTTCGGGGTGCCGGGCAAGACGGTCCTGGGCCGGGCGAGCGGCGACGTGCCGGCGTCGGGCGAGCTGACGCCGGACATCGTCCGCCGGGCCCTCGGTCTCGGCCCGCTGCCGGCGCTCCCGGTGAGCGGGCTGCCGCTGGCCAACCGGCCGCCCCAGCTCTGCGCCGGCTGCCCCCACGCCGACACGTTCAAGGCGCTGAACAAGGCCCTCGAGGGCCGCGCCGGGGCGAGCGTTTTCGGCGACATCGGCTGCTACACGCTGGGGGCCCTGCCGCCCTTCAACGCCATCAACAGCTGCGTCTGCATGGGCGCGAGCATCAGCATGGCCCGGGGCGCCTCCGACGCCGGCCTCCATCCGGCCGTCTCGGTCATCGGCGACTCGACCTTCGCCCACTCGGGCATCACGCCCCTGCTGGGCGCGGCCCGGGCGGACGCCGACATGACCGTCATCATCCTCGACAACGCCACGACGGCCATGACCGGCGGCCAGCCCACCTACGGCTCGGGCCAGCCCCTGCTCCGCCTGATCGAGGGGCTCGGCGTCCCGAAGGAGCACATCCGGACGATAGAGCCGCTGCCGAAGAACCACGAGACGAACGTCCGGATCATCCGGGACGAGATCGAGCACCGCGGCCTGTCCGTCATCGTCGCCGTCCGCGAGTGCATCCAGGAACAGCGGAAGAAGAGGAGCTAG
- a CDS encoding indolepyruvate oxidoreductase subunit beta yields MKQDIILAGVGGQGILSIAYVIDNAALADGLTFKQAEVHGMAQRGGAVQSHLRLADGTIWSDLIPKGQADLILSVEPLEALRYMDYLRPDGTVVTSSTPFKNIPDYPDVAQVLEAVRKAPRSVVVDAEKLAKEAGTVKAQNIVLLGAAAPVLILKEASLRATIDQLFRGRGLPILEANLKAFDLGRKAALGQ; encoded by the coding sequence ATGAAACAGGACATCATCCTCGCGGGCGTCGGCGGGCAGGGCATCCTGTCGATCGCCTACGTCATCGACAACGCCGCCCTGGCCGACGGCCTGACCTTCAAGCAGGCCGAGGTCCACGGCATGGCCCAGCGCGGCGGCGCCGTCCAGTCGCACCTGCGCCTGGCGGACGGGACGATCTGGAGCGACCTCATCCCCAAGGGCCAGGCCGACCTGATCCTCAGCGTCGAGCCGCTCGAGGCCCTGCGCTACATGGACTACCTCAGGCCGGACGGCACGGTGGTCACCAGTTCGACCCCCTTCAAGAACATCCCCGACTACCCCGATGTCGCCCAGGTTTTGGAGGCCGTCCGCAAGGCCCCCCGGAGCGTCGTCGTCGACGCGGAGAAGCTGGCCAAGGAAGCCGGGACGGTCAAGGCCCAGAACATCGTTCTCCTGGGCGCGGCCGCGCCGGTCCTGATCCTCAAGGAAGCGAGCCTGCGGGCCACGATCGACCAACTCTTCCGGGGCAGGGGGTTGCCCATCCTCGAGGCCAACCTCAAGGCCTTCGATCTCGGCAGGAAAGCCGCCCTCGGCCAATGA
- a CDS encoding acetate--CoA ligase family protein: protein MSAAWTRTIRVLERAEKDGRNFLLEPEVYEILKDAGIATPRHVFVAPGQAPAREALRALGTPEVVIKVVSPLVIHKSDVGGVAIVRATPAAVKEGCAAMLRTVVARSRAADRKAVRASIRGFLVVEKVAFDDVGFGSEILFGLRNSQDFGAVLTVGSGGLDVEYMNARLKEGRAVAIASAHLLDEAGAWPLLEPLAFAGKLAAEFRGRKPLVAPKVLVEALLRFRGLAAAFSAFSGSTPFVLEEAEVNPFVVRRGRLVPLDGVCRFSRNKARPSARPVEAVGRLLRPETIGIIGVSEKMNIGHVILNNVLKGGFPAGKVTVVKPGLDAIEGCRCVPSIEAMPETVDLFVLTLGADQCYDVMRDLVDHGKARSVILIAGGMGEKEGGASIEDRIRGLLAEGRAGGRVTPVVNGGNCLGVVSKPGLYDTLFIPDYKLPRPKSAGSASAMISQSGAFMICRMSKLPSIEPLYSVSLGNQLDLTASDYLNYLKDDPAVRTFSVYMEGFKPGDGLAFARAVRDITASGRTVLVYKAGRSPEGRSATSSHTASVAGDYGVFKALCEQAGAIVAGSLFEFESFMKGLAWLEGRPVRGRRVGLASNAGFECVMMADNLKDGAGLDLAAFAPETKARILESLRPLGIDKLLDIHNPLDVTPVADEAAFMNSVQAVVEDPGVDCAVISNVPLTKALQTLPAGEGHGEDMARPGGFAARTIELFRATDKPVVVNIDAGPLYDPLAARLEKAGIPVFRRADEALRFLRTYIDRMSPKK, encoded by the coding sequence ATGAGCGCGGCCTGGACCAGGACCATCCGCGTCCTCGAACGCGCGGAGAAGGACGGCCGGAATTTCCTGCTGGAGCCCGAGGTCTACGAGATCCTGAAGGATGCGGGCATCGCCACGCCCCGCCACGTCTTCGTCGCGCCCGGCCAGGCGCCGGCGCGGGAAGCGCTGCGGGCCCTGGGCACGCCCGAGGTGGTTATCAAGGTCGTCTCGCCGCTCGTCATCCACAAGTCCGACGTCGGCGGCGTGGCCATCGTCCGGGCGACGCCGGCCGCCGTCAAGGAAGGCTGCGCGGCCATGCTCCGGACCGTCGTCGCCCGCAGCCGGGCCGCGGACCGGAAGGCCGTCCGGGCCTCCATCCGCGGCTTCCTGGTCGTCGAGAAGGTCGCCTTCGACGATGTCGGGTTCGGCTCGGAGATCCTCTTCGGCCTGCGCAACTCCCAGGATTTCGGGGCCGTGCTGACCGTCGGCTCGGGCGGCCTCGACGTCGAGTACATGAACGCCCGGCTCAAGGAAGGCCGCGCGGTCGCCATCGCCTCGGCCCATCTGCTGGACGAGGCCGGGGCCTGGCCGCTCCTCGAGCCGCTGGCCTTCGCCGGCAAGCTGGCGGCCGAGTTCCGGGGCCGGAAGCCGCTCGTCGCGCCCAAGGTCCTGGTCGAGGCCCTGCTTCGCTTCCGCGGCCTGGCCGCCGCTTTTTCGGCCTTCTCCGGGTCGACGCCGTTCGTGCTGGAGGAGGCCGAGGTCAACCCATTCGTCGTCCGCCGGGGCCGGCTCGTGCCGCTCGACGGCGTCTGCCGCTTCTCCCGGAACAAGGCCAGGCCCTCGGCCCGGCCGGTCGAGGCCGTGGGCCGACTGCTCCGGCCGGAGACGATCGGCATCATCGGCGTCTCGGAGAAGATGAACATCGGCCACGTCATCCTCAACAACGTCCTCAAGGGCGGCTTCCCGGCCGGAAAGGTGACCGTGGTAAAACCGGGGCTGGACGCGATCGAGGGCTGCCGCTGCGTTCCCTCCATCGAGGCCATGCCGGAGACGGTCGACCTGTTCGTCCTGACCCTGGGCGCCGACCAGTGTTACGACGTGATGAGGGACCTGGTCGATCACGGCAAGGCCCGCTCGGTCATCCTCATCGCCGGAGGCATGGGCGAAAAGGAGGGCGGGGCCTCGATCGAGGACCGCATCCGCGGTCTCCTGGCCGAGGGCCGCGCCGGCGGCCGGGTCACGCCGGTCGTCAACGGCGGCAACTGCCTGGGCGTCGTCTCCAAGCCCGGGCTGTACGACACCCTGTTCATCCCCGATTACAAGCTGCCCCGCCCGAAGAGCGCCGGCTCGGCCTCGGCCATGATCAGCCAGAGCGGGGCCTTCATGATCTGCCGCATGAGCAAGCTGCCGTCCATCGAGCCCCTCTACTCGGTCTCCCTGGGCAACCAGCTCGACCTGACGGCCTCCGACTATCTTAACTATCTCAAGGACGATCCGGCGGTCCGGACCTTCAGCGTCTACATGGAGGGCTTCAAGCCCGGCGACGGACTGGCCTTCGCCCGGGCCGTCCGCGATATCACCGCGTCCGGCCGGACGGTCCTGGTCTACAAGGCGGGGCGGAGCCCCGAGGGGCGGTCGGCGACCTCGAGCCACACCGCTTCCGTGGCCGGGGATTACGGCGTCTTCAAGGCGCTCTGCGAGCAGGCCGGGGCCATCGTGGCCGGGAGCCTGTTCGAGTTCGAGAGCTTCATGAAGGGCCTGGCCTGGCTCGAGGGACGGCCGGTCCGGGGCCGGCGGGTCGGCCTGGCCAGCAACGCCGGGTTCGAATGCGTCATGATGGCCGACAACCTCAAGGACGGCGCGGGCCTCGATTTGGCCGCCTTCGCCCCGGAGACGAAGGCGCGCATCCTGGAGAGCCTGCGCCCGCTCGGCATCGACAAGCTCCTCGACATCCACAATCCGCTCGACGTCACCCCGGTCGCGGACGAGGCCGCGTTCATGAACAGCGTGCAGGCCGTCGTCGAGGACCCCGGCGTCGATTGCGCGGTCATCTCCAACGTGCCGCTGACCAAGGCCCTGCAGACCCTGCCGGCCGGGGAGGGGCACGGCGAGGACATGGCCCGGCCGGGGGGATTCGCGGCCCGGACGATCGAGCTCTTCCGGGCCACGGACAAGCCCGTGGTCGTCAACATCGACGCGGGACCGCTCTACGATCCGCTGGCCGCCCGTCTCGAGAAGGCCGGGATCCCGGTCTTCCGGCGGGCCGACGAAGCGCTGCGCTTCCTCAGGACGTATATCGACCGCATGTCCCCGAAAAAATAG
- a CDS encoding DUF6599 family protein has product MSRPQKPDPGPLASFIPRTAGPWLSEADQVFDAASIFSYIDGAGEVYRSYNMKLLVARRFHKDGKPDLVVDAFDMGSPADAFGVFTHDLDGEDAGIGQGSNYKAGLLSFWKDRYFLSVYAEEETPETKALVLGLGRAVAAAIPGEGKKPELLDLLPPAGLEAGKVRYFRSFSILNYHHFVADADILRLDQAEDAVLAPYEGGGGQSDLLIVRYGQEAKAGLAAGSFREACLPNSKGKAQRMKNGRWTACRALARYVAVVFDAASAKEAETRLDAVSRLATGPRPGWK; this is encoded by the coding sequence ATGAGCCGACCGCAAAAACCGGATCCCGGACCCCTGGCCTCGTTCATCCCGCGGACGGCCGGGCCCTGGCTGTCGGAGGCCGACCAGGTCTTCGACGCGGCTTCGATATTCAGCTACATCGACGGCGCCGGCGAAGTCTACCGGTCCTACAACATGAAGCTCCTGGTGGCCCGCCGCTTCCACAAGGACGGCAAGCCGGACCTCGTCGTGGACGCCTTCGACATGGGTTCGCCGGCGGACGCTTTCGGCGTCTTCACCCACGACCTCGACGGCGAGGACGCCGGCATCGGGCAGGGGTCGAACTACAAGGCCGGCCTGCTGTCGTTCTGGAAGGACCGCTACTTCCTCTCGGTCTACGCGGAGGAGGAAACTCCGGAGACGAAGGCCCTCGTCCTCGGCCTGGGCCGGGCCGTCGCCGCGGCCATCCCGGGCGAGGGGAAAAAGCCGGAGCTCCTGGACCTCCTGCCGCCGGCCGGGCTGGAGGCCGGGAAGGTCCGGTATTTCCGGAGCTTTTCCATCCTGAACTATCATCATTTCGTGGCCGACGCCGATATCCTGAGGCTCGATCAGGCGGAGGACGCGGTCCTGGCGCCCTACGAGGGCGGCGGCGGACAGAGCGACCTCTTGATAGTCCGTTATGGCCAGGAAGCGAAGGCCGGGCTCGCGGCAGGCTCCTTCCGCGAGGCTTGTCTCCCGAACTCGAAGGGGAAGGCGCAGCGGATGAAGAACGGCCGCTGGACCGCCTGCCGGGCCCTGGCCCGGTACGTCGCGGTCGTTTTCGACGCGGCCTCGGCCAAAGAGGCGGAGACCAGGCTGGACGCCGTCAGCCGCCTGGCGACCGGGCCGCGCCCCGGCTGGAAATAG
- a CDS encoding twin-arginine translocation signal domain-containing protein encodes MKKRTITRRDFLKAAAAAPLAGAAIPVLRGAASAAAGPAATSPDGKVRVVLVRDPSPLGPGGAPPAEVVQRMLDDGVRALLGEADVVKAWKTLVKPEDTVGIKTNRWRYIPTTAEVEQALKRRVLDAGVAEDRVGIDDQGVLRNPVFRNATALVNARPMRSHHWAGVGSLIKNYIMFTPQPSAWHDDTCADLAKIWFLPAVKGKTRLNVLVMFTPLFHGVGPHHYAREYTWEYKGLILSRDPVAADATGLRVIQAKRREFFGDDRPLQMTPHHIQLADTRHHLGVSDPARIELVKLGWGEGALI; translated from the coding sequence TTGAAGAAAAGAACGATCACCCGACGCGATTTTCTCAAGGCGGCCGCCGCGGCGCCCCTGGCCGGGGCGGCGATCCCGGTCCTGCGCGGCGCGGCTTCCGCGGCCGCCGGGCCCGCGGCGACGTCGCCGGACGGAAAGGTCCGGGTCGTTCTCGTCCGCGACCCCAGCCCCCTCGGCCCGGGCGGCGCGCCGCCGGCCGAGGTCGTCCAGCGCATGCTTGACGACGGCGTTCGGGCCCTCCTCGGCGAAGCCGATGTCGTCAAGGCCTGGAAGACCCTGGTCAAGCCCGAAGACACGGTCGGCATCAAGACCAACCGCTGGCGCTACATCCCGACGACGGCCGAGGTCGAGCAGGCCCTCAAGCGGCGCGTCCTGGACGCCGGCGTCGCCGAGGACCGCGTCGGGATCGACGACCAGGGCGTCCTGCGGAATCCCGTTTTTCGGAACGCCACGGCTCTCGTCAACGCCCGGCCCATGCGCAGCCATCACTGGGCCGGCGTCGGCAGCCTGATCAAGAACTACATCATGTTCACGCCCCAGCCCTCGGCCTGGCACGACGACACCTGCGCCGACCTGGCCAAGATCTGGTTCCTGCCGGCCGTCAAGGGCAAGACCCGGCTCAACGTCCTGGTCATGTTCACGCCGCTCTTCCACGGCGTCGGTCCGCACCACTACGCTAGGGAATACACCTGGGAGTACAAGGGGCTCATCCTCAGCCGGGACCCGGTGGCGGCCGACGCGACCGGGTTGCGCGTCATCCAGGCCAAGCGCCGCGAATTCTTCGGCGACGACCGGCCGCTGCAGATGACCCCGCACCACATCCAGCTGGCCGACACCCGCCATCACCTGGGCGTGAGCGACCCGGCCCGGATCGAGCTGGTCAAGCTCGGCTGGGGCGAAGGGGCCCTGATCTAG
- a CDS encoding DNA recombination protein RmuC, producing the protein MEILLFAAGVIFGAVVVLVVHMLRKKDTREIARALVSETEGEKIRDLDRLLGQVRDSFGALSQDALQSCTTQLLQLARENLDGRVHLGEKDLESKKQLIDQNLAVMKGDIHKMQELVSKFETERARQYGQLDSQLKTAARETSRLQDTADHLRQALVSTKARGQWGERMAEDVLRLAGFVEGVNYIRQKVLDMAASRPDYTFWLPQGLKVNMDVKFPLNSYLRYLEADNDAVREGHKTQFLRDVRTRIKEVTTRDYINPEEKTLDYVLVFIPNEQVYAFINENDPEIMDEALKSKVILCSPFTLFAILAIIRQSLDNFSMEKTAGEILGLVKNFKKEWEKFTESMAKMGEKLDGAREEYRRMTTTRHDKLDKSILKIEDLQRLKGLEAADAPAIEAEAGTVELEAGEASEPGD; encoded by the coding sequence ATGGAGATCCTGCTGTTCGCGGCCGGCGTCATCTTCGGCGCCGTGGTCGTGCTCGTCGTCCATATGCTCCGGAAGAAGGACACCCGGGAGATCGCCCGGGCCCTGGTCAGCGAGACCGAAGGCGAAAAGATCAGGGACCTCGACCGCCTGCTGGGACAGGTCCGGGATAGCTTCGGGGCCCTGTCGCAGGACGCGCTCCAGTCCTGCACGACCCAGCTGCTCCAGCTGGCCCGGGAGAACCTGGACGGACGGGTCCACCTCGGCGAGAAGGACCTCGAGTCGAAGAAGCAACTCATCGACCAGAACTTGGCCGTCATGAAGGGCGACATCCACAAGATGCAGGAGCTGGTCTCGAAGTTCGAGACCGAGCGGGCCCGCCAGTACGGCCAGCTCGACAGCCAGCTGAAGACGGCGGCCCGGGAGACCTCGCGCCTCCAGGACACGGCCGATCACCTGCGCCAGGCCCTGGTCAGCACCAAGGCCCGGGGCCAGTGGGGCGAGCGCATGGCCGAGGACGTCCTGCGCCTGGCCGGGTTCGTCGAGGGCGTCAACTACATCCGGCAGAAGGTCCTGGACATGGCCGCCTCGCGGCCGGACTACACCTTCTGGCTGCCCCAGGGCCTGAAGGTCAACATGGACGTCAAGTTCCCGCTCAACAGTTACCTGCGCTACCTCGAGGCCGACAACGACGCGGTCCGCGAGGGCCACAAGACCCAGTTCCTGCGCGACGTCCGGACACGGATCAAGGAGGTCACGACCCGGGACTACATCAACCCGGAGGAGAAGACGCTGGATTACGTCCTGGTCTTCATCCCCAACGAGCAGGTCTACGCCTTCATCAACGAGAACGACCCGGAGATCATGGACGAGGCCCTGAAGAGCAAGGTCATCCTCTGCTCGCCGTTCACGCTCTTCGCTATCCTGGCCATCATCCGCCAGTCGCTCGACAACTTCAGCATGGAGAAGACGGCCGGCGAGATCCTCGGCCTGGTCAAGAACTTCAAGAAGGAATGGGAGAAGTTCACCGAGTCCATGGCCAAGATGGGGGAGAAGCTCGACGGGGCGCGCGAGGAGTACCGGCGGATGACGACGACGCGCCACGACAAGCTCGACAAGTCCATCCTGAAGATCGAGGACCTGCAGCGGCTGAAGGGCCTCGAGGCCGCCGATGCGCCGGCCATCGAGGCCGAGGCCGGGACGGTCGAGCTCGAGGCGGGGGAGGCCAGCGAACCCGGGGATTAG
- a CDS encoding YggS family pyridoxal phosphate-dependent enzyme — MSAITSNVKAVLAELPPGVELVAAAKTRTAAEILEAIDAGITIIGENYVQEAAAVIPAVGPRARWHLIGHLQTNKARKAVEIFDLVETVDSVALGLELDKRAAAAGKIMEVLIEVNSGREPQKAGVMPEAAEALARSLAALPRLRVLGLMTMGPFEGDPEESRPYFRETRRVFEALRRAAVPGAEMRFLSMGMSHSWRVAVEEGANLVRIGAAIFGPRR, encoded by the coding sequence ATGAGCGCGATCACGTCGAATGTCAAGGCCGTCCTGGCCGAGCTGCCGCCCGGCGTCGAGCTGGTCGCCGCGGCCAAGACCCGCACGGCGGCCGAGATCCTGGAGGCCATCGACGCCGGGATCACGATCATCGGCGAGAACTACGTCCAGGAGGCGGCCGCCGTCATCCCGGCCGTCGGTCCCCGGGCTCGCTGGCACCTCATCGGCCATCTCCAGACAAACAAGGCCAGGAAGGCCGTGGAGATCTTCGACCTGGTCGAGACGGTGGATTCCGTCGCCCTCGGCCTCGAGCTCGACAAGCGCGCCGCGGCCGCCGGCAAGATCATGGAGGTCCTGATCGAGGTCAACAGCGGCCGCGAGCCCCAGAAGGCCGGGGTCATGCCCGAGGCCGCCGAGGCCCTCGCCCGCTCCCTGGCCGCTCTCCCCCGCCTCCGTGTCCTCGGCCTCATGACCATGGGGCCGTTCGAGGGAGATCCCGAGGAGTCGAGACCTTATTTCCGGGAAACGCGGCGGGTCTTCGAGGCCCTCCGGCGGGCCGCAGTCCCCGGCGCCGAGATGCGCTTCCTGTCCATGGGCATGTCCCATTCCTGGCGCGTGGCCGTCGAGGAAGGCGCCAACCTGGTCCGCATCGGCGCGGCCATCTTCGGCCCGCGCCGCTGA
- a CDS encoding deoxyguanosinetriphosphate triphosphohydrolase has protein sequence MTIREELEKTEFKILSPKACFSARSKGRARPEAQHVLRTDFQRDRDRIIHSKSFRRLKHKTQVFLSPFGDHYRTRLTHCLEVSQIARTIAKALRLNEDLTEAIALGHDLGHTPFGHAGEQTLRQLLPGGFRHADQSLRVVEKLEYEGKGLNLTAEVRDGIQKHSKGRGVIFDEDVEDMPSTLEGQIVRVSDIIAYVNHDIDDALRAGIIREEDIPAGLVKTLGKWHATRIDRMVMDVVEASLAAGLERIAMSDRIMKAVVELREFLYQNVYFNSAARDELRKTEKIVTELFGRLMENPGEYVRPYPAADPLVVRVGDFIAGMTDSYAMALYERIFLPKAWPIL, from the coding sequence ATGACCATCCGCGAAGAATTGGAGAAGACCGAGTTCAAGATCCTGTCGCCCAAGGCCTGCTTCAGCGCCCGGTCGAAGGGCCGGGCCCGGCCCGAGGCCCAGCACGTCCTGCGGACGGACTTCCAGCGCGACCGCGACCGGATCATCCACTCGAAATCGTTCCGCCGCCTCAAGCACAAGACCCAGGTCTTCCTCTCGCCTTTCGGGGACCACTACCGGACGCGGCTGACCCACTGCCTCGAGGTGTCGCAGATCGCCCGGACGATCGCCAAGGCCCTGCGCCTCAACGAGGACCTGACCGAGGCCATCGCCCTGGGCCATGACCTGGGCCATACGCCCTTCGGCCACGCCGGCGAGCAGACCCTGCGCCAGCTCCTGCCTGGCGGCTTCCGCCACGCCGACCAGAGCCTGCGCGTGGTCGAGAAGCTCGAGTACGAGGGCAAGGGGCTCAACCTGACCGCCGAGGTCCGCGACGGCATCCAGAAGCACTCCAAGGGCCGCGGCGTGATCTTCGACGAGGACGTCGAGGACATGCCCTCGACGCTGGAAGGCCAGATCGTCCGCGTCTCGGACATCATCGCCTACGTCAACCACGACATCGACGACGCCCTGCGGGCCGGGATCATCAGGGAGGAGGACATCCCTGCCGGGCTGGTCAAAACGCTGGGCAAGTGGCACGCGACGCGCATCGACCGCATGGTCATGGACGTCGTCGAGGCCAGCCTGGCCGCGGGCTTGGAGCGGATCGCCATGAGCGACCGGATCATGAAGGCCGTGGTCGAGCTCCGCGAGTTCCTCTACCAGAACGTCTACTTCAATTCCGCGGCCCGCGACGAGCTGCGCAAGACCGAGAAGATCGTGACCGAGCTCTTCGGCCGCCTGATGGAGAATCCCGGCGAATACGTCCGCCCCTATCCGGCCGCCGACCCGCTCGTCGTCCGGGTCGGCGACTTCATCGCCGGCATGACCGACAGCTACGCCATGGCCCTCTATGAGCGGATCTTCCTGCCCAAGGCCTGGCCGATCCTGTAG